The Bacteroidota bacterium genome includes a region encoding these proteins:
- a CDS encoding PTS sugar transporter subunit IIA, whose product MKLTDYLKPEYIEVGLKGDSKEDLLEGMFRLATKNPHVLDAKKVRAAVLEREKIMSTGVGKNFAIPHGKTDAVDDVILAFAVTAQPIEYASMDNEPVRLCLLLVSKESLVGQRLKLLSRASKVMNSDAARAALMAAKTPEDVIAIFKTEEERIGE is encoded by the coding sequence TTGAAGCTAACCGATTATCTCAAGCCTGAATATATCGAAGTTGGTCTGAAGGGCGATTCGAAAGAGGACTTGCTGGAGGGGATGTTCCGTCTTGCCACGAAGAATCCTCACGTGCTCGACGCGAAAAAAGTCCGCGCTGCGGTGCTGGAGCGCGAGAAGATCATGTCCACGGGCGTTGGTAAGAACTTCGCGATCCCTCACGGCAAGACGGATGCAGTCGATGATGTGATCCTCGCCTTTGCCGTGACAGCGCAGCCGATCGAGTATGCCTCGATGGACAACGAGCCGGTCCGGTTGTGCCTGTTGCTCGTCAGCAAGGAGAGCCTGGTCGGTCAGCGATTGAAGCTGCTGAGCCGTGCTTCGAAAGTGATGAATTCCGATGCCGCGCGAGCTGCACTCATGGCTGCGAAGACCCCCGAGGACGTCATCGCGATTTTTAAGACAGAGGAAGAGCGCATTGGAGAATAA
- a CDS encoding PIN domain-containing protein — protein sequence MKKLNAYLDTSVIGGCFDEGFEEASRALMNLIRIGVYDGMISAVTEEELSNAPDPVRTLLDEFDDEQIIRLVETPAVLALSDAYMTAKVVPVKFKDDASHIAYATVHGADVVVSWNFCG from the coding sequence ATGAAGAAGCTAAACGCATATCTGGACACATCGGTCATTGGAGGGTGCTTCGATGAGGGTTTTGAGGAAGCGTCACGAGCCCTCATGAACCTCATTCGCATCGGAGTTTACGATGGGATGATTTCGGCCGTCACGGAGGAAGAGCTTTCGAATGCACCGGATCCCGTCCGTACCTTGCTCGATGAGTTCGATGACGAGCAGATTATTCGATTAGTAGAAACCCCTGCCGTGCTCGCGCTGTCAGATGCCTATATGACGGCAAAGGTGGTGCCTGTGAAGTTCAAAGACGATGCCTCCCACATTGCCTACGCGACCGTTCACGGCGCGGATGTCGTAGTGAGTTGGAACTTCTGTGGATGA